A window of Acropora muricata isolate sample 2 chromosome 6, ASM3666990v1, whole genome shotgun sequence genomic DNA:
TTCGCGAACAACTAcgagatgtagaaaaaaaacgacacagatgcgtccaagcCAGTTgagcgccattttaatcttccttaGCACTCCCACCATAAAATGACAATTTgtgggctatccttacaccacgggagcacagaaagccgcaaaagtctcaaacaaaaaaagattcatCTTTCACactgggtacactctatccTCACGTGATCAAtaaacgcctctcattccactaatttattcacaaattcatgtcaccatatttccaccaatggcaaagctcctccacgACTCGCATATAAACGTACAAGACCTCCATTCcctgtgacgaagggctaatgctcgaaacgtcaactttctaaacggtggtaattcaatctttatccaCTCGTTTTATAAAaagcaatttttgtttcactctcccaccgacgcagtaccacagtttctttagaaactagaaatccattaacTTTTTAGCCTGCTGTCTATGAATTCCAAGTGTCGATCAAATAATCGATTCAATTGAATATGTGATTTTGTCTCCCTGGGATTACACCAAAGGCTATTCCAGAGGATTGCACCGCTATaactaaaactattttttcaaGCGATTAGTTTCGTGGAGGAGGAACAACAAGGCTCTTTAATCATAGCGCACTGCATTACTAATTAATTTCGCCGAGAACTATAACTCGTCTCCAGTCTTAATGTTTATGCCGGAGACTGGAAcgagctgaaaaaaaaaaataacgaggAACATCGAAGATGCTGGCAAGATGGCGGGCAACGCaggaaatgagaaaaagagctattCCGACTTGAGAGAAAAGCTCAACAAGAATTCTGCATCTCAAAAAGATAATAGTTGGGAAAGCAGAAAACGCAAACGTGATCAAATTTCCAGTTCCCTCTACCATTACTCCACGTATGATAGGGACGTGGAGTTGCAGAAAGTTCAACAAGGAATTCGTCAGCGGGTCTTGTTCGACAAAGAAGAATGCCAAGAAATTGAGCACAAAATCGACGAAATCGTCCACCTTGCAAACAGAGGTACCTATAAGAAAAGAACAGTTGACAGAGCTCCTTTACGAGTTAAATATTTCTTCGGCGAGGGCTACACGTACGGAAAGCAGTTAGCAGAAAGGGGTCCCGGACAAGAAAGACTCTTTCCTCAAGGTGAAGTAGACGAAATTCCCGAGTGGATCTCCGAGTTGGTTGTTTCGCGTCTTGAAAAGGCCGGAATTGTGCCTAAAGGCTTCGTGAACAGTGCAGTTATTAATGACTATCAGCCAGGAGGCTGTATAGTTTCACACATCGACCCTCCGCACATCTTCGATAGGCCTATCGTCTCTTGTTCGTTTTTTAGCGAGTCGTCTTTGAGTTTCGGATGCAAGTTCACATTTAAACCTATTCGAACGTCACCGCCAGTCTTAACTTTGCCGCTTCCTCGTGGTTGTGTTACAACTTTAAGGTGagtcttaaaaaaaaagcgACTACAACAACAACGCAATCTTCAATTGACTGATAAAGTCTTTTCCAAAATAAGGACTTAGCAAAATCGAAATGTTCGATCATTTGAAATTTCTTGCAAATTTCGCAATATGCCAACTTTATTGATGATAACTTTGATTACAGTGGAGTTCCATGTTGAAATTCCGATTCTCGAAATGAAGAAGTTTAATGCATTTTATAACAGCAGAAACTAGTTGTGGAATTTAATTCCAACAGGTAAATACGTATTATATTTTTAATCCTGCGTTAAGTCACGTGACTTCCTCTACGCATTACAGCACAATTTATCTGTTTTAAAAGTTAATGGCATGAAGAGGTCAGTAACAAAGAGAATTAAGGAACACGCTGAGTTCCTGAATTCTTTATATTgtcatatatatataagtgCCACAAATGTGTGCTTGAAAATCCAATAGATGGTTTCCAATCACATGATAAGAGGGCCATGTTTgtgcacaaaacaatagcaagtTATGCCTAAAATTCCCAAGAATTTTTCTGGTTTGTTCTGTGCACCAATATGGTGTTGGTAACGTCAGGTGAAAACCATCTATTTTCTGCTGGCcgcaacaaaaattattatccccagggcccagttgtttaaagctcaattaagctaatcccgaattagtggaaattttaattgttatttaattgccgttaaaggaggatttttcacaaggttaaagtttaaggaaaagaaatttgtaatttataaccttattgggccataaccctcctttagcggtaaataaatagcagtTAAACTTTACGCTAAATTAGGATTAGCTTAagcaggctttgaacaactgggcccaggtaaAGAATAATTTGGGTTCCCTCACCACCCACAGGTTAAAGTTGCAGTGTCATGGGGTTGTGTTTTTGGCAAAACTTTGTGCCACAATCCACCTTTGCATTCGTCATCTACCATTTAGGAAAATTACTGTGCAAAGTAGGCCataaaacagacaaagaaaaattTGCTGTCTTTTTTTGTGGAGTCAAATGGAACAACGTGAAAAATGTTAGCCAGACTTTTTGCAAGATAAATGTAGTTCAGCCAAGGTCATGCAGAGTCTGAGACACAAGGTGACATTTTCAGTCAACAAGACTGGAGAAATTGCTCAAAAGTCCGAGATTTTTTGGATCTCCATCCAGCTCAACTCGTTATCTCATAGAGAAAATCATGTCCCACTTCACGACAAAGCCTCTTTATACAGTCGAATCCCAATAACTCAAACCCCCGCTAACTCAAACCAAAATCGATTTCCTGTGGATTTCGTTCATACATTTCCTGTAATTTTACCCACGGTAAATCCAACCCTCGATAACTCAAACCTCTCGCTAACTCAAACcaattttcatttcccttcaagtaattttgtatataataATTTAACCCTCAATAACTcgaacaatttttttcaagacgtgacaagtaaaaaaaaatatataggtTATTCATcagccgggaggtccgtattgggaaaaactgtgcccgaggtcttggaTACTAAAGATACTTGGGTACTCAAGACAGAGAGCATAGTTTTTCCAATACAGACCGACCTaggctggtgaataacattttcatttttttctacaacCGAACGAAAGGCATGCGAAAGACCCGAACTACTTTAATCATGGCAAGATTCGCGACAAACTGTGCAATTTCTAGCGAGCAGATAGTAATAAAAACAGAGGtaatccaagttgaagaaacAGGTTTCACCGAAAGATTTTTATTTACGTAATAATGAAGGTCACTTGGAAGGTTTCtagacaaacttgaaacatttttttatgATGGGAAAATTCCACACGCTcccagaaccaatcagattgcaataattacaatgtacattttaattattaaaatgtaCATTGTATGAATAGAAGTGCACAGCATCATCGTTTTTCCTTCTCTCATGTCATTTGTTCTCAACTCCTGGTAAGTCGAACTCCTGATAACTCGAATCTTTTTGTATTTCCCCTCAAGGTTATCGGGATTTGACTGTAGTTCGAATATAATTTCAAGTTAATTAACAAAATAATGTATTCAGAGAATCCCTTTCCTttggaatatttattttttgtgcttACACGGACCATCATTTTTCAGTGGTTATGCTGCAGATGATATTACACACTGCATAAGGCCACAAGACGTGAAGGCAAGGCGGGCTGTTATCATTGTCAGAAGGTAAGTAAACATACCATACATAATTTCACTGAAATCATGCTACACTTTGTCAAACCAGTAGGTTGTATTGGATTGTTCAAATCACctatttggaaataatttgttaCAAATTTGACATGAAAATGAtcataataatttttcattttgggtcCTCCTGCTTAATAAGTGGAATCTGAGAAGTTGAACTTGAGATGCATTGGTGGAACACAAGTACTTTTCCTATTGAGCTGATCCTGTAAACAGCAACCTCTAAACTACAACTAGACTGCAAATACTGTATATTCCCAGTCAAACTGGTGAATAACTCAACTCAATTTTTGAAGCTTTAAGTTtagattttacttatttgtggTGTAAAACATGAGTTTAAAATCCTTATCATTTTGTTGTATGAGAGGTCTACATGGAAAAAGAGTGTATTGATTAAGTGACAAACTTCAGagagaattaaattgaaaatctccaaaatactaacctcttactaaccaagCGTAAGGGCcatactggggaatattggcccgaggtcgtggggaatattggcccgaccTGAGCTGCGCTCGGcccgtacaaaaacgaccaagggtcaatattccccggtacggcccgagcaagctcggttagtaagtagtttattatatggcactctgttcctgatagtaaaatgcacttctggtggcttgcacttaaaaaatgttcatcatcttcatccatctttgaaatttcggaaaaagttcaatctttttagcttctgctggtagtttcaatgtgaagaatgacaattttcacacttttttttcgctgtcttggttgcaaatgttgaatttgccggttttgctccaaaacaaaaatacacggattggaccgtttccatggaaatggtccgtactgcaaaaccctgaccgagaaagaaccaatcagagcagagggatttgcctaggactgggtttgccatataataaaatgctatATTTTCTAGGTAAAGGTGTTTTAATGTGGTGACATTTTGGTGATGTTTGGGTGCCTTTTATGCCAAGAAAAATCTTAACACACTaagtcttaaaataaaaaaaaagagaacgaaGTCATCCAAGAACAAGCAGTTATCCTGTATGTCTTAGTTTCTTTGTTACAAAGCTAGATGAGGGGTTACAAAACCAATAATGTGCTATACACTTCCCTTGATTATACTCaataattgacaaaaatggggtggttttgcttttgtgtaTTGATGAAGCCAATAAAGTGTTACTTTTCCACCCGCTGGGTGACTATTGAAATTTTAGTCAGAGTATAAGTTGAGGTCAATTTTTTTGGAGTGAATCTTAAGACTCAAAAGGTAGACTTGTATACCAAAAAATCCAGTGCTTTTTGTAAAGGTATCCCTGTAACCTAGAACTATGGGTTTATCACAGGGTTTATCCAGATGCACCAAGACTTGAACCATCTATAACAGAAAATGGTGCTCAAAAGCGAGAAGACAACAGTGACCCAGAGAGTGATGAGCAAGATGAAAATGGACCATCACTTGCCAAGAGAAAACGAGTGGTTTTGAAGAGAAACTTCAGGCGGCCTATCCTGGAATCGAAGGAACATTCTGAATAACCAGCAGGTTATACTTGTTATTCCTGTgtcaataataaataaatatatacatatctaTATCTATGCATGTTATGAATAGACGCACTCACTCACTATAGATGTGATATTACTACTTTTTGCAACTGGTGCAGACAATGCAATAAATCAATAATGCAAACTCATGTTACAGAAAATGCAGAAAATCATCTTAtcaggttttgtttttgtgtcctacTGTTTGAAAAGATGCTGTAAAAATATGATTCTCAGTCTCTACAGTAGTACGTCACGTTTCACACCcacttgaaaactgctttatATTGTATATACATGTAGTTATTTAGGCTGGTATTTCAGTAGTTACAGTTGTACAGGGGAAGTGTTTTAGTgatataaataattttgtggCTAACACTTAAATTTCATAGATGTTGTTgttcttgcttttattttaacaaacttctagaatacttttgttttgttgctgttgttgcttttgtaATGCCTACTAATCAGGTAGCATAATCAGTGCCAACTTGTATTACAAAAAGgtaacaattgaaggggtgtgtggaataaggccttaagtgacttttgatgcaatgtcaaattctcctcatcattcacaactgaatacaaggaaatttggaaggagaatctggtaatttatcagaagtcacttaaggctttgcTGCTGGCATCCCTGCAATTTGAGTGTCCACAATATGCTCAAGATTGGTAATTAAGAAGTAGTTTTCTTGTGATGGCATCGAAGAAAGCACtcccattttaattttgacattAGAGGAGAAGTCATGAAGACAGTCCAGTCTTGCAACTTTGTTGACCATAAGCCTACATTTGCTATATGACTCAACCACGTGTCAACTTATGAATGGTTCTCTTTTCTCTGTACTGCTTAAGTAGCTTCAAAGCTGCGCAGATAGCATCAATCCTTGAGTTTCTTTTGCTGTGACAAAGGGTGGTAGAAATGTTTCTTGTTGTAATGATTACATTGCACCTGGAAACCATTCCATAATGAACAGCATGTTGTGTTGTTTTCCAAGGTTGGGTTTTGTGAAATACATTTGATTCCTATTAATCTTGGAATGTGGTTcttgctcgatattcattacAGAATGCATCTCTAAGACAATAATCCGTAAAATTACTTAACCTTTGTGTAAATGCGACTTTCCAACTATTGGTCTTGGCATAAATAAACTCCTACTGCCCTCTCTTCCTTTTTGTTTCCAATACTAGGGTGCTTATCATCATCAGTGACTTTTGAAACTGACACCATAAATGTAAAAATAGTATTATTAAGATAGCATACCATGCATTATTGTATTGGAAAGCCAGACAATGTACCTCGTTAGTTTGTACTTTTTGGTTTCCCAATTTTAGGCCACATGATGCATGACGAAATGCTAGGGAACATTCTTTGAAATTAATTTCCATTTGGGCACATAGGTATAAAAATTATGCATAATATAGACCACTGGGAGCCAATTCTCCTGAGACCACTTTATAGTtgtttgcttagttgcctggcctttgaatgaaagtgaggctggtgttgacctatttaacaattagcctacgagcccgagttttctacgaacagatagtcaacgaggcgcagccgagttgactatcgctcgtagaaaacgagggcgagtagtctaattgttttggtataaatttactcgtagtctcattgcataaaaatgtaaagtaaagtttaaatggttaaaagtgctttattgtgtttacatcggcaattcaaattcaaggtttcaaacactgcttgcgatgtgcactgaagcttcgtgatatacaatttaaaattcgtgagacacaatttaaaatttgaagcttcgtgattggtcaaaataaataggagaacgattttcattggctattcacaactgttgactatcagcagatagtctacgagtaatatagccaatcagattcacggattcacgatagactacgagtaaatttatactaattcaGGATAGAATCCTCCCTTCTTTTcgtatgttaatgatgctgttttcATGCTACAGTGaatagtaggaatttacatgaAAATAGCAGTGACTTCATGGTGTGTTTTCCAGCTGGATTCATTTTTCCAAGGGATCTAATCATCTTACTATcctcgttttctcggtccgtactgtaagtcaCGGCACCTTGTTTTTTTCTGATTCTTGGCCCATGTTCGTAGTTGAAAAAATGCGGTCCGTAACTTCCAGAATGGTCCTCGATCTCAGTGAGATGTATTTTAAAATCGCTGAGGGTAAAATTGCTAGTCGAGCGTATAACCATCCTTTTCTTCGGTGCTCTAGAATTTTCCCCGAGTTTTCCCAAACAGTCTTCGTTCTCGCTTTGCAAAGGGGCACTGTTCCCAGACTTGCGATTGAAATACAAATCTAAGTATTATGCAATCAAAGATTTCTTGATTTCCTAAGTTTTCCACAttgcttaagcagcaacgacggtaacggcgacaagaacgtcacttgaaaataaacttttgaaaaatggtgactattttgagaCTATTGTTTCTTCCTCTCATGCTTTATTGTTGACACAGTCTTGACAGAACACGCTGCAAATGAAGTGGTAGGGGTatcgttgaagtaaatatagggaatgaaagatttactgttgtgggCACGTTGTCGTTaactttcacgttgtcatttggcagactacgtgaaagaattgaattaaagtacgtgcagcgcgattatttttccttattcaaccaacCAAACCCTTATAACATTATTGCCCAACTCATCGACAACCATCGCTTTTCAGCTGGCCAATCAGCTCACGGACCAAACCATGCGAACCACTTGAAAGCCACTCAGGACCTCTCCTCAGGCcgctcgttcccagggtccttagTCTCCCCCTACCCCCTACCCTCAACCCGCCAAAAACGGGAACAAGGTTTTGCTCGGGCTTCCTTTATTCCGGACAATAACTGTCCGAGTTCTACGATTTCCTTCGCGCCCACTTTTCCCTCAAGATACATCACTTGCGACAATAACTTCGAACTATTTTTAGCTTAAGCGTACTTCCTGCATAACTCAATCACAGACGACCGCCGTCGCGGCAGCTCTTCTGATCTgtatcaaaatgaaagaaaccGGGAAAATCATATTTAAACACTTAGTACAAGTAATCGCAACAGACGCAAGAAATATAACGCGAAATCGCGATGAAATTTAACCGAAAACGAATGTTTACAGGAGAAATCTAGTTGTGGAAGGTTGTGACGTATTGTTTTTAATCTTTGATCGGAACTACATACAGTTTATAGACCCTATCTCAAAACGAACAGGACTTGTTTCAGGATTTCTTTGTTTATTACGGAAGTGGCAGTAGCACAAAATATATGTGATATCGTCACTAAGATAAGAAGGTTGCAAATGTTACCAAAAATATATACGGACGGGCTAGGCCATCGTGAGGAAGTGCGGAAATATTGACAGATTGCAACTCAAAGACCCTCACGTTTCCTTCCTCACAAAGAAATATCTTCACGTTTACGTACAACGTTTGTTTATTGACCAAAGTACAATTTTCGTCCCTGGAAGCAATAACCCTTCTAAAAGATTTCAAAGAAAGTCTTCAACATATTTTCCTTCAAGCTGAGCCGGCCAATCAAGAAACTAGTGCAGTGTTTCCGCAATTATGTTTCGTTCAAAGTGCAGGCATTTTCTGAGTTTCTGTGCCCGACTTTGAGCGATAAGATGGATAAATGGCAACCATCCATCATTTCCTCGGGCTTTGCTTCCTATTATTTATTCATTAGTAGCCGATGTAAAATGAAGATCTACAGTTTCGTCTTCTtctaaaatcgctaaaatagCTTCAAAATCCTCTCCCCACACGAAAATGTCCTCTATGTCGTCCGCCATATCGTTTGTTGTGTGCACCTTCGCGATCACGTGATTGGTACCTTCAAGTTCTGAGAGCGCCTATtgtttaaagtgccactgaaacgaaatttttgtatcctcttttatttgcccaatctatagtttcaaacgtgctttaaatcatggtgaattttatttttgtcaaatcctaacggaaagtgctgtttttagctgccgaaatcgactttttcaagtgaaacagtgtccgggctctggaaccgagtttaaagaccttgtgacgtcactggttgtattaacgcatgaagcgctatggattctcttttgttttcacttgatttattcaagtttattcttcgtattaccgatatctactaggtttgcagcttgtcatttctgtccagccttgacagaaaattcaCATCATCTGAAGTTCGCCgcctttcataaccattcccctctactaactatgagcATGCGTCAGTAATCGAGTGTATCGGCGTCTGATCAATCGAGGATGATCCCGCGGGTTAATTCCCGCTCCACCTACCAGGCCTCAATATGCTCAAAGTGTGGATAGCACCATCCGTTGGGTAAATCACTCCCAACTGGATAACGCTACTGATGATACATATTGGTcgtacttatccaatggatagtgcttTTATTGGATGTAAGTAAGTTGAAGTATACCTTGCGTGACATACGCATTTCTTGATGAAGAGTAACAACGCGGAAATAGCCTGTCAGGCACGCTGGTACTCTATTTCGGGCAGAACATAATACGACTGAGAGATCTGTAAACGGGTAGCAGTTGTTTCCTGACCTAAATGAATGTCATGGTGATTTGAGGGGTACAGTCAGCGGTGAATTAGTTACAGAATACTAATACACAAGGTCTAAATATTGGATACCCATTGGCTGTTACATACTGTCTTGTAATTTATAAATGACGCCTCtgtgaaattcaaagaaattatAGCCTCTTGAATGACAGTCTCTCTTCCAAAAGATggcatttttcttctttcttcttacaGTGGCAAGATGCCTTTTCAAGCAATTTGGTCGAGTTCTTTGATATTAATCAATATTCTATAGCCTTGTGTGGGAAGGCTAATGAACTCATAATTTTCCTTTTGCAGTCTGCGGTCATGAATCATTATATAAGATCCTCCTCGATAATTTTATATCCCTTTTCCGCAAGACATTTTTTCCCACGTTTAGATACGCTTCAATGACGAAGATATTAGATATAAGTTTCCACAGCGGTTCGGAGTCGCGGAAAAATCGCTTGCGCCCTGCAGTGGAAATAAAACACGCTCGTGTGAATAGTAAGCTGGGAAGGGCTTCTTTAGCGTTCTGACTGGCGCTGTATAGTCTAAATTGTCGTTCATCTTCTCGCCCAGACTGTTGCGGGGTCGGGCGACAAGAAGGATGACATTTCATTTCACTAGGAGCAGGAAGTCTCAGGTTGTCAGCATGGCCACAaactgctgtctttgatcagaCGCTTTTGCAATAGAATTCAATAAAATTCAGtttaaatttccaaaatatgCATGCATcgtcagaaaagaaaaaaaaacggctgTTACAAGAACACGTTGATATTTAGTGCCATGTAATATACTTAAACTTATATTCTACATTTCACTTACTATTTAACCTTTAGAGAATTGTGTGGAAACGTGCACGCTTCTGAAGTAAATATTATTGCCCTCGAAGTCCATTTAACTTGAAACTTCACTCTCAACAATATCCGACCAAGATCACTCAACCTTTTAGCTGGCATTAGTCTACGACAATCATTGACATTATTATGCCGAATTCACAAGGACAAAATGCTCTTTCGTTGCAAGTCGACCAGAAAGCCTATTTAGGCTCTTCAGTGCTGTCTATGAAATAGCAACCAGTTTTTTCTTTGGCTTTCCATTTGTTTAAGATCGCAGCTTTGAGGACTTTTCTCTACCCAGATCAATGGTATCACGCAGACTCTGACACATTGTTCTGAAAATACTTAAGTCAGGCTTTCTTCTTTAAAGTCAGTTTGTATTTCTGGCACCTCTACTTTCAACTGAGAACTTTGACAATCCCATATCCCAAGTAGAGAAAACGTTCATGCATTAGTAGCCTGCGAGAGTCTATAGCTTTATTTTGGTCGTAATAAAGGATTTCATCAACAAGAAACCAAACCGATTAAGTCCTTTTGCGACGGAGTCTTGTCCAGGGCTATCGATCGTTGAACATTTTCCACGCcagagcgaaaactgctttttgcGAAGTCGGTATAAACTTGTCATTCCAAAGGACCCCTGGTCTGTTAGCATTCTTTCCGGAAAAGAACTAAAAAGCGACTGAAAGGTTTTGCTTTGAAAGCCGGTCTCAGCATGCCTTGAAACATCTGCAAAGGACATTATAGCACCTATCATAAACAAAATAGCGGAAAAGTCCAGCAGCAATGAAACATTTTGATATCCATGGACGGTGCACGCGCTCTAACATTTTTTGGAGACATCTAGTCTTTTGCACGATACTTTTACCAATATGAGAACTGAGTTAAGGATCATCGAT
This region includes:
- the LOC136919983 gene encoding RNA demethylase ALKBH5-like, with amino-acid sequence MAGNAGNEKKSYSDLREKLNKNSASQKDNSWESRKRKRDQISSSLYHYSTYDRDVELQKVQQGIRQRVLFDKEECQEIEHKIDEIVHLANRGTYKKRTVDRAPLRVKYFFGEGYTYGKQLAERGPGQERLFPQGEVDEIPEWISELVVSRLEKAGIVPKGFVNSAVINDYQPGGCIVSHIDPPHIFDRPIVSCSFFSESSLSFGCKFTFKPIRTSPPVLTLPLPRGCVTTLSGYAADDITHCIRPQDVKARRAVIIVRRVYPDAPRLEPSITENGAQKREDNSDPESDEQDENGPSLAKRKRVVLKRNFRRPILESKEHSE